In Pseudomonas sp. Leaf58, one DNA window encodes the following:
- a CDS encoding DUF3313 domain-containing protein translates to MKSLPRLTLLCAALLTVAACSSNRVDPEDYSGFLKDYSRLQEAKSPSGDPVMRWIDPKVNINQYSQVFIEPSQFYPKPQPTPVISAQTLQDITRYFNEALRREMGSVAPLAKGPGPGVIVVRPAITAVSTSNEGLKPYEVIPIALISAGVNTAMGGRDQDVDVGVEAAFLDGSNQKVLAQVVRKGAGQELENKTTQLTLNDVKPVLDGWAKDMRASFLEAKQKARQ, encoded by the coding sequence GCTCCAGCAATCGCGTCGACCCCGAGGACTACTCCGGCTTCCTCAAGGACTACAGCCGGCTCCAAGAAGCCAAGAGTCCTTCGGGTGACCCGGTAATGCGCTGGATCGACCCCAAGGTCAACATCAACCAATACAGCCAGGTGTTCATCGAGCCCAGCCAGTTCTATCCCAAGCCGCAGCCAACGCCGGTCATTTCGGCGCAAACGCTGCAGGACATCACCCGCTATTTCAATGAAGCGCTGCGCCGCGAAATGGGTAGCGTAGCACCCTTGGCCAAGGGCCCCGGCCCGGGTGTAATCGTGGTGCGCCCGGCAATCACCGCGGTGTCTACCAGCAACGAGGGCCTCAAACCCTATGAAGTGATCCCCATCGCGCTGATTTCAGCCGGTGTAAACACCGCCATGGGTGGCCGTGACCAGGATGTGGATGTTGGTGTAGAAGCTGCGTTCCTCGATGGTTCCAACCAGAAGGTGCTGGCCCAGGTGGTCCGCAAGGGCGCCGGGCAAGAGCTGGAGAACAAGACCACCCAGTTGACCCTGAATGACGTCAAGCCCGTGCTCGATGGCTGGGCCAAGGACATGCGCGCGAGCTTCCTGGAAGCAAAACAGAAAGCTCGCCAATAA